The proteins below come from a single Streptomyces sp. B3I8 genomic window:
- a CDS encoding cation acetate symporter, which yields MDRTYSVTAVALVVLATVLVGAFGLRVSRTTSDFYVASRTVGPRLNAAAISGEYLSAASFLGIAGLVLTQGPDMLWYPVGYTAGYLVLLLFVAAPLRRSGAYTLPDFAEARLASQPVRRLAGAFVVGVGWLYLLPQLQGAGLTLAVLTGAPAPLGGIIVAVVVVVIVAAGGMRSITFVQAFQYWLKLTALLVPALFLMLAWQGDGAPRGAFDEPPALRAQHTVRVDAGLDLRLAEPLTVTATGTVDGRRRAGERITLPAGVHHVTGGTRLTLPEGAGVPVADRRGDGGMSGSLASAREERPLYATYGLILATFLGTMGLPHVVVRFYTSPHGVAARRTTVAVLGLIGAFYLLPPLYGALGRLYVPELALTGNADAAVLLLPERLIGGLGADLLGALLAGGAFAAFLSTASGLTMAVAGVLTQDVLPSRGVRHFRLGTLLAMAVPLAASVLVGGLPVADAVGLAFAVSASSFCPLLVLGIWWRRLTPPGAAAGMLGGGGSAFVAVTATMAGYPGAGTGTLHALLAWPALWSVPLGFLTMISVSLATPGRVPPGTAAILARFHLPEQLTGGRARTEARA from the coding sequence GTGGACCGCACCTACTCCGTCACCGCCGTCGCCCTGGTGGTGCTCGCCACCGTCCTCGTCGGCGCGTTCGGCCTGCGCGTCTCCCGCACCACCTCCGACTTCTACGTCGCCTCCCGCACCGTCGGCCCCCGCCTCAACGCCGCCGCGATCAGCGGCGAGTACCTCTCCGCCGCCTCCTTCCTCGGCATCGCCGGGCTCGTCCTCACCCAGGGCCCCGACATGCTCTGGTACCCGGTCGGCTACACCGCCGGATACCTCGTCCTGCTGCTCTTCGTCGCCGCCCCGCTGCGTCGCTCCGGCGCCTACACGCTGCCCGACTTCGCCGAGGCCCGCCTCGCCTCGCAGCCGGTGCGGCGGCTGGCGGGGGCGTTCGTCGTCGGCGTCGGCTGGCTCTACCTGCTGCCCCAACTCCAGGGCGCGGGGCTGACGTTGGCCGTGCTCACCGGGGCGCCCGCACCGCTCGGCGGAATCATCGTGGCGGTCGTGGTCGTCGTCATCGTCGCCGCGGGCGGCATGCGCAGCATCACCTTCGTCCAGGCCTTCCAGTACTGGCTCAAGCTCACCGCCCTCCTCGTCCCCGCCCTCTTCCTGATGCTCGCCTGGCAGGGCGACGGCGCACCCCGCGGCGCCTTCGACGAACCCCCCGCCCTGCGCGCGCAGCACACCGTGCGCGTCGACGCCGGGCTCGACCTGCGCCTCGCCGAACCGCTCACGGTCACCGCCACCGGCACGGTCGACGGCCGCCGTCGCGCGGGGGAGCGGATCACGCTTCCGGCCGGCGTCCACCACGTCACCGGCGGCACCCGGCTCACCCTCCCCGAGGGCGCCGGCGTCCCCGTCGCTGACCGGCGCGGCGACGGCGGCATGTCCGGCTCCCTCGCCTCCGCCCGAGAGGAACGCCCGCTGTACGCCACCTACGGGCTGATCCTCGCCACCTTCCTCGGCACCATGGGCCTGCCGCACGTCGTCGTCCGCTTCTACACCAGCCCGCACGGCGTCGCCGCCCGCCGCACCACCGTCGCCGTCCTCGGCCTGATCGGCGCCTTCTACCTGCTGCCACCGCTGTACGGTGCGCTCGGCCGCCTCTACGTCCCCGAACTCGCCCTGACCGGCAACGCCGACGCCGCCGTCCTGCTGCTGCCCGAACGGCTGATCGGCGGCCTCGGCGCGGATCTGCTCGGCGCGCTGTTGGCGGGCGGCGCCTTCGCCGCGTTCCTGTCCACCGCCTCCGGGCTGACCATGGCCGTGGCCGGCGTGCTCACCCAGGACGTGCTGCCCAGCCGGGGCGTACGCCACTTCCGGCTCGGCACGCTGCTCGCCATGGCCGTGCCGCTGGCGGCCAGTGTGCTGGTGGGCGGGCTGCCGGTGGCGGACGCGGTCGGGCTCGCCTTCGCCGTGTCCGCCTCCTCGTTCTGCCCCCTGCTGGTGCTCGGCATCTGGTGGCGCCGGCTCACCCCGCCCGGCGCGGCGGCCGGAATGCTCGGCGGCGGCGGCTCGGCCTTCGTCGCCGTCACCGCCACCATGGCCGGCTACCCGGGCGCGGGCACCGGCACCCTGCACGCGCTGCTCGCCTGGCCCGCGCTGTGGTCGGTGCCGCTCGGCTTCCTCACCATGATCTCGGTCTCGCTGGCCACCCCGGGCCGCGTCCCGCCCGGCACGGCCGCCATCCTCGCCCGCTTCCACCTGCCCGAGCAGCTCACCGGGGGCCGGGCGCGGACGGAGGCGCGGGCATGA
- a CDS encoding LytTR family DNA-binding domain-containing protein → MLRALAVDDERPSLEELLYLLNADPRIAGAEGASDATEALRRINRALESGPDGPDAIDVVFLDIHMPGLDGLDLARLLTGFARPPLVVFVTAHEGFAVQAFDLKAVDYVLKPVRRERLAEAVRRAAQLKDVPAEGAPAQDSNAQDAAAKGAPPRIPVHEPDPDHIPVELGGVTRFVPIEDITHVEAQGDYARLHTPQGSHLVRIPLSTLEERWRARGFVRIHRRHLVALRHVVELRLDAGTVSVLVGSEELQVSRRHTRELRDLLMRRTTT, encoded by the coding sequence ATGCTGCGCGCTCTCGCCGTCGACGACGAACGTCCCTCGCTCGAAGAGCTCCTCTACCTGCTCAACGCCGACCCCAGGATCGCCGGCGCCGAGGGGGCGAGCGACGCCACCGAGGCGCTGCGCCGCATCAACCGCGCACTGGAGTCCGGTCCGGACGGACCCGACGCGATCGACGTCGTCTTCCTCGACATCCACATGCCCGGCCTGGACGGCCTCGACCTGGCCCGGCTGCTCACCGGGTTCGCCCGCCCCCCGCTCGTCGTGTTCGTCACCGCCCACGAGGGCTTCGCCGTCCAGGCGTTCGACCTCAAGGCCGTCGACTATGTGCTCAAGCCGGTGCGCCGGGAACGGCTCGCGGAGGCCGTCCGCCGGGCCGCACAACTCAAGGACGTCCCCGCCGAGGGCGCGCCCGCCCAGGACTCCAACGCCCAGGACGCGGCCGCCAAGGGCGCTCCGCCGCGCATACCCGTGCACGAACCCGACCCCGACCACATACCGGTCGAACTCGGCGGCGTCACCCGCTTCGTGCCCATCGAGGACATCACCCACGTCGAGGCGCAGGGCGACTACGCCCGGCTGCACACCCCGCAGGGCAGCCACCTGGTCCGCATCCCGCTCTCCACGCTGGAGGAGCGCTGGCGGGCCCGCGGCTTCGTCCGCATCCACCGCCGCCACCTCGTCGCATTGCGCCACGTCGTCGAACTCCGGCTGGACGCCGGGACCGTGAGCGTCCTGGTAGGCAGCGAGGAACTCCAGGTCAGCCGTCGGCACACCCGCGAACTGCGGGACCTGCTGATGCGCCGGACCACGACCTGA
- a CDS encoding Lrp/AsnC family transcriptional regulator: MNSRPGGFDALDRQIVTALTANARSSFAEIGSAVGLSATAVKRRVDRLRETGVITGFTATVKPSALGWRTEAYVEVYCEGAAPPRRLAEVVRNHPEIAAAMTVTGGADALLHVRARDVEHFEEVLERIRAEPFIRKTVSWMVLSHLLPESVEAGASQAAPQGEGASASGPDEG, encoded by the coding sequence ATGAACAGCAGGCCGGGCGGTTTCGACGCCCTCGACCGCCAGATCGTCACCGCGCTCACGGCGAACGCGCGGTCCAGCTTCGCCGAGATCGGCTCCGCGGTCGGACTGTCGGCGACGGCGGTCAAGCGCCGGGTGGACCGGTTGCGGGAGACGGGGGTGATCACCGGGTTCACGGCCACGGTGAAGCCGTCGGCGCTGGGCTGGCGCACGGAGGCGTACGTGGAGGTGTACTGCGAGGGTGCGGCGCCGCCGCGCCGGCTCGCGGAAGTGGTGCGCAACCACCCGGAGATCGCGGCGGCGATGACGGTGACAGGGGGCGCGGACGCGCTGCTGCACGTGCGGGCGCGGGACGTGGAGCACTTCGAGGAGGTGCTGGAGCGGATCCGGGCGGAGCCGTTCATCCGCAAGACGGTCAGTTGGATGGTCCTCTCCCACCTGCTGCCGGAGAGTGTGGAGGCGGGCGCGAGCCAGGCCGCCCCGCAGGGGGAGGGGGCGTCGGCGAGCGGGCCCGACGAGGGCTGA
- a CDS encoding alpha/beta hydrolase, with amino-acid sequence MRPTKRATALGSAGALVTAAALIAGAVAAPSATADTRHGQGHGSEAYGASVAAARAAKAGIDWRDCPADWGLAAPIQCGWVSVPVDYAKPNGKQIELAVDRIGNTGTARERQGALVYNPGGPGASGLRFPARVTAKNPVWADVAKAYDFVGFDPRGVGHSAPISCMDPQEFVKAPKMDPVPDSEADKQAQRKLAREYAEGCAERTGRAMLQQMTTPNTARDLDVIRAALGERKLNYLGVSYGTYLGAVYGTLFPGHLRRMVVDSVVGPARENIWYEANLNQDIAFEGRWKDWEDWVAENDAAFHLGDTRAEVQQQWLKLRAAAKKSPLGGVVGPAELISFFQSAPYYDSSWAPVARVFSKYVAGDTQALVDAAAPDLTDTAGNISSENGNAVYTAVECTDAKWPTSWRTWDRDNTRLNRDYPFMTWANAWLNLPCATWPVKQQSPVDVHTGKGLPPVLIVQSTEDAATPYPGAVDLHKRFKGSRLITEKGAGSHGVTGLVNPCINDRVDTYLLTGRTDRSDVTCAPHATPTP; translated from the coding sequence ATGAGACCGACGAAGCGAGCCACCGCGCTCGGCTCCGCCGGAGCGCTCGTCACAGCGGCGGCACTGATAGCCGGGGCCGTGGCGGCACCGTCGGCCACCGCCGACACGCGCCACGGCCAGGGTCACGGCAGCGAGGCGTACGGCGCCTCGGTCGCCGCCGCGCGGGCCGCGAAGGCCGGGATCGACTGGCGGGACTGTCCGGCCGACTGGGGGCTCGCCGCGCCGATCCAGTGCGGCTGGGTCAGCGTCCCCGTCGACTACGCCAAGCCGAACGGCAAGCAGATCGAGCTCGCCGTCGACCGCATCGGCAACACCGGCACCGCGCGCGAGCGCCAGGGTGCCCTCGTCTACAACCCGGGCGGCCCCGGCGCCTCCGGGCTGCGCTTCCCGGCCCGCGTCACCGCGAAGAACCCGGTCTGGGCCGATGTCGCCAAGGCCTACGACTTCGTGGGCTTCGACCCGCGCGGTGTCGGCCACTCCGCGCCCATCTCCTGCATGGACCCGCAGGAGTTCGTCAAGGCGCCCAAGATGGACCCGGTGCCGGACTCCGAGGCCGACAAGCAGGCGCAGCGCAAGCTGGCCCGCGAGTACGCCGAGGGCTGCGCCGAGCGCACCGGCCGCGCCATGCTGCAGCAGATGACCACCCCGAACACCGCCCGCGACCTGGACGTCATCCGGGCCGCGCTGGGCGAGCGCAAGCTCAACTACCTGGGCGTCTCCTACGGCACCTACCTCGGCGCCGTCTACGGCACGCTCTTCCCGGGGCACCTGCGTCGCATGGTCGTCGACAGCGTGGTCGGCCCCGCGCGGGAGAACATCTGGTACGAGGCCAACCTCAACCAGGACATCGCCTTCGAGGGCCGCTGGAAGGACTGGGAGGACTGGGTCGCCGAGAACGACGCCGCCTTCCACCTCGGCGACACCCGTGCCGAGGTGCAGCAGCAGTGGCTGAAGCTGCGCGCCGCGGCGAAGAAGAGCCCGCTCGGCGGGGTCGTCGGCCCGGCCGAGCTGATCTCCTTCTTCCAGAGCGCCCCGTACTACGACTCCTCCTGGGCACCGGTCGCGAGGGTGTTCAGCAAGTACGTCGCCGGTGACACCCAGGCGCTGGTGGACGCCGCCGCGCCCGACCTCACGGACACCGCGGGCAACATCTCCTCGGAGAACGGCAACGCGGTCTACACGGCCGTCGAGTGCACCGACGCCAAGTGGCCCACGAGCTGGCGGACCTGGGACCGGGACAACACCCGGCTGAACAGGGACTACCCGTTCATGACCTGGGCCAACGCATGGCTGAACCTGCCGTGCGCGACCTGGCCGGTCAAGCAGCAGTCACCGGTGGACGTGCACACCGGCAAGGGGCTGCCGCCCGTGCTCATCGTGCAGTCCACCGAGGACGCCGCCACGCCGTACCCCGGCGCGGTCGATCTGCACAAGCGGTTCAAGGGCTCGCGTCTGATCACCGAGAAGGGCGCCGGCTCGCACGGTGTCACCGGACTGGTGAACCCCTGCATCAACGACCGGGTGGACACGTACCTGCTGACGGGCAGGACGGACCGCTCCGACGTGACGTGCGCCCCGCACGCCACACCGACTCCGTGA
- a CDS encoding 1-acyl-sn-glycerol-3-phosphate acyltransferase, with translation MFYYLLKYVVLGPLLRLTFRPRIEGLEHVPDHGAAIVAGNHLSFSDHFLMPAVLKRRITFLAKAEYFTGPGVKGRLTAAFFRSAGQIPVDRSGKDAGQAAIREGVGVLDKGELLGIYPEGTRSHDGRLYKGKVGVAVMALRTGAPVIPCAMIGTFEAQPPGRKIPRIHPVVIRFGKPLDFSRYAGMEGEKAILRAITDEIMYAILSLSEQEYVDKYAAVVKAEAAEKAVKERRFPRMPLS, from the coding sequence GTGTTCTACTACCTGCTGAAATACGTGGTTCTTGGACCGCTGTTGCGGCTGACGTTCCGGCCCCGGATAGAGGGGCTCGAGCATGTGCCGGACCACGGCGCCGCGATCGTCGCGGGCAATCATCTGTCGTTCTCGGACCACTTCCTGATGCCCGCGGTCCTCAAACGGCGCATCACCTTCCTCGCCAAGGCCGAGTACTTCACCGGTCCGGGCGTCAAGGGACGGCTGACCGCCGCCTTCTTCCGCAGCGCGGGGCAGATCCCCGTCGACCGCTCCGGCAAGGACGCCGGGCAGGCCGCGATCCGGGAGGGGGTCGGCGTGCTCGACAAGGGCGAGCTGCTCGGCATCTACCCGGAGGGCACCCGCTCCCACGACGGACGGCTCTACAAGGGCAAGGTCGGGGTCGCCGTGATGGCGCTCAGGACCGGGGCCCCGGTGATCCCCTGCGCGATGATCGGCACCTTCGAGGCGCAGCCGCCGGGCCGGAAGATCCCCCGCATCCACCCCGTGGTGATCCGCTTCGGCAAGCCCCTGGACTTCTCCCGGTACGCCGGCATGGAGGGCGAGAAGGCGATCCTGCGCGCGATCACCGACGAGATCATGTACGCGATCCTGTCGCTCTCCGAGCAGGAGTACGTCGACAAGTACGCGGCCGTGGTGAAGGCGGAAGCGGCAGAAAAGGCGGTCAAGGAGCGCAGGTTCCCGCGCATGCCGCTGAGCTGA
- the rocD gene encoding ornithine--oxo-acid transaminase produces the protein MTAPARDHLTTAGLISAEEPVLAHNYHPLPVVVARGEGTWVEDVEGRRYLDMLAGYSALNFGHRHPVLIEAAHRQLDRLTLTSRAFHHDRLAAFAASLAELTGLDTVLPMNTGAEAVESAVKVARKWAYDVKGVPDDRATIVVAADNFHGRTTTIVGFSTDPVARTGFGPFAPGFRVVPYNDLAALEAAVDGTTAAVLIEPIQGEAGVIIPDDGYLRGVRELTRRTGTLFVADEIQSGLGRTGRTLAVEHEGVLPDVLLLGKALGGGIVPVSAVVARREVLGVLHPGEHGSTFGGNPLAAAVGSAVVDLLATGEFQRRAAELGVVLRDGLTELVGRGVVGFRARGLWAGVDIDPALGTGREIGERLLEEGVLVKDTHGSTIRLAPPLTITADELRWALGALERVLTRAG, from the coding sequence ATGACCGCTCCCGCCCGTGACCACCTCACCACCGCCGGTCTGATCAGCGCCGAGGAACCGGTCCTCGCGCACAACTACCACCCCCTGCCCGTGGTCGTCGCCCGTGGCGAGGGCACCTGGGTGGAGGACGTCGAGGGCCGCCGCTACCTCGACATGCTCGCCGGCTACTCCGCCCTCAACTTCGGCCACCGCCACCCCGTGCTGATCGAGGCGGCCCACCGTCAGCTCGACCGCCTCACGCTCACCTCGCGCGCCTTCCACCACGACCGGCTCGCCGCGTTCGCCGCGTCCCTGGCAGAACTGACCGGCCTGGACACGGTGTTGCCGATGAACACCGGCGCGGAGGCCGTGGAGAGCGCGGTGAAGGTGGCCCGCAAGTGGGCGTACGACGTGAAGGGCGTGCCGGACGACCGGGCGACGATCGTCGTCGCCGCGGACAACTTCCACGGCCGTACGACGACGATCGTCGGCTTCTCCACCGACCCCGTGGCCCGGACCGGCTTCGGCCCCTTCGCGCCCGGCTTCCGCGTGGTGCCGTACAACGACCTCGCGGCGCTGGAGGCGGCGGTCGACGGGACGACGGCGGCGGTGCTGATCGAGCCGATCCAGGGCGAGGCCGGGGTGATCATCCCGGACGACGGCTATCTGAGGGGAGTCCGGGAGCTGACCCGGCGCACGGGGACGCTGTTCGTCGCGGACGAGATCCAGTCGGGACTGGGCCGGACGGGGCGCACCCTCGCGGTGGAGCACGAGGGGGTGCTGCCGGACGTGCTGCTGCTCGGCAAGGCGCTCGGCGGCGGCATCGTGCCGGTGTCCGCGGTGGTCGCCCGCCGGGAGGTGCTCGGCGTGCTGCACCCGGGTGAGCACGGCTCGACCTTCGGCGGCAACCCGCTGGCGGCGGCGGTCGGCTCCGCGGTGGTGGACCTGTTGGCGACCGGGGAGTTCCAGCGCCGGGCGGCGGAGCTGGGCGTGGTGCTGCGGGACGGGCTGACCGAGCTCGTCGGCCGGGGCGTGGTCGGCTTCCGCGCCCGCGGGCTGTGGGCGGGCGTGGACATCGATCCGGCGCTCGGCACGGGCCGCGAGATCGGCGAACGGCTGCTGGAGGAGGGGGTCCTGGTCAAGGACACCCACGGCTCCACGATCCGGCTGGCGCCGCCGCTGACGATCACGGCGGACGAGCTGCGGTGGGCACTCGGGGCGCTGGAACGGGTCCTGACCCGCGCGGGCTGA
- the ddaH gene encoding dimethylargininase, translating to MPESRVPRPRRYLVCEPTYFTVRYAINPWMHPDVPVDTGLALIQWRNLVRAYRDHGHTVETVPPVPGLPDMVFAANSALVLDGRVFGSLFHAPERRPESSAYAAWFKAAGHDVYRPESVCEGEGDLVPAGRYILAGTGFRTTPEAHREAQEFFGAPVIGLRLVDPYFYHLDTALCVLDPVDPSAPSAPGREANIAYYPDAFSPGSREVLARLFPDAVLATRRDALALGLNSVSDGRHVFLPPRATDLADRLARRGYVPVPVDLSEFLKAGGGIKCCTQEIRS from the coding sequence GTGCCCGAATCCCGTGTGCCGCGCCCTCGGCGCTACCTCGTCTGCGAACCCACGTACTTCACCGTCCGGTACGCGATCAATCCCTGGATGCACCCCGACGTCCCCGTCGACACCGGCCTCGCCCTGATCCAGTGGCGGAACCTGGTCCGCGCCTACCGCGACCACGGCCACACCGTCGAGACCGTGCCCCCCGTCCCCGGCCTCCCGGACATGGTCTTCGCCGCCAACTCCGCCCTCGTCCTGGACGGCCGCGTCTTCGGCTCCCTCTTCCACGCCCCCGAACGCCGCCCCGAGTCGAGCGCCTACGCGGCCTGGTTCAAGGCCGCCGGCCACGACGTGTACCGGCCCGAGTCGGTGTGCGAGGGCGAGGGCGACCTCGTTCCGGCCGGCCGGTACATCCTCGCCGGCACCGGCTTCCGCACCACCCCCGAAGCCCACCGCGAGGCCCAGGAGTTCTTCGGCGCCCCGGTCATCGGGCTGCGTCTGGTGGACCCGTACTTCTACCACCTCGACACCGCCCTGTGCGTCCTCGACCCGGTGGACCCCAGCGCCCCCTCCGCCCCCGGCCGGGAGGCGAACATCGCCTACTACCCGGACGCGTTCTCGCCGGGCAGCCGCGAGGTACTGGCCCGGCTGTTCCCGGACGCGGTGCTCGCCACCCGCCGGGACGCGCTCGCCCTCGGCCTCAACTCGGTCTCGGACGGCCGCCACGTCTTCCTCCCTCCGCGCGCCACGGACCTCGCCGACCGGCTCGCCCGCCGCGGATACGTCCCCGTCCCCGTCGACCTGTCGGAGTTCCTCAAGGCCGGCGGCGGCATCAAGTGCTGCACCCAGGAGATCCGTTCATGA
- a CDS encoding C40 family peptidase, with protein sequence MTALDRVPSLLTRAGTASALTLAAVGGSIAVPGVASQASAATTATKALHVAASKKGAPYQWGATGPHRFDCSGLTLYSFKKAGKKLPRTAAAQYNKTRHISSSHRKAGDLVFFHTGSYVYHVGIYAGKGKIWHAPKTGDVVRLQKLWTRSVWYGRVR encoded by the coding sequence ATGACTGCGCTCGATCGTGTCCCGTCGCTGTTGACCCGGGCCGGCACCGCCTCGGCCCTCACCCTCGCCGCCGTGGGCGGCAGCATCGCGGTCCCCGGCGTCGCCTCCCAGGCGTCCGCCGCGACCACGGCGACGAAGGCGCTGCACGTCGCGGCGTCGAAGAAGGGCGCCCCCTACCAGTGGGGCGCCACCGGACCGCACCGGTTCGACTGCTCCGGGCTGACGCTGTACTCGTTCAAGAAGGCGGGCAAGAAGCTGCCCCGGACGGCCGCGGCCCAGTACAACAAGACGCGTCACATCTCGTCGTCCCACCGCAAGGCGGGCGACCTGGTGTTCTTCCACACGGGCAGTTACGTGTACCACGTGGGCATCTACGCCGGTAAGGGGAAGATCTGGCACGCGCCGAAGACGGGTGACGTCGTACGGCTGCAGAAGCTGTGGACCAGGAGCGTCTGGTACGGCAGGGTGCGCTGA
- a CDS encoding DUF6328 family protein, producing MADRPHHDQRNETPLERADRNFAELLQEVRVTQAGVQILFAFLLTLAFTQRFPHIDTFQRATYVVTLLLAMLAAVLFTAPAALHRSLFQQNAKPLIVQVSSRLASAGLAVLMLAFTGSVLLVVDVTLGRGAGIAAGAGTMAACVLLWGVLPRLVRRTGVRTDRQQVTKGSTQTPDDPDRRDSGG from the coding sequence ATGGCCGACCGTCCTCACCACGACCAACGCAACGAGACCCCGCTGGAGCGTGCCGACCGCAACTTCGCCGAGCTGCTGCAGGAGGTGCGCGTCACCCAGGCGGGCGTGCAGATCCTGTTCGCCTTCCTGCTGACGCTGGCCTTCACGCAGCGCTTCCCGCACATCGACACGTTCCAGCGCGCGACGTACGTCGTCACGCTGCTGCTGGCGATGCTGGCGGCCGTCCTGTTCACCGCGCCGGCGGCGCTGCACCGCTCGCTGTTCCAGCAGAACGCCAAGCCGCTGATCGTGCAGGTCTCCTCACGACTGGCCTCGGCGGGCCTGGCGGTACTGATGCTGGCGTTCACCGGCTCGGTGCTGCTCGTGGTGGACGTGACGCTGGGCCGGGGGGCGGGCATCGCCGCGGGCGCGGGAACCATGGCGGCATGCGTCCTGCTGTGGGGCGTCCTGCCGCGGCTGGTCCGCCGCACCGGTGTCCGCACGGACCGACAGCAGGTCACCAAGGGCTCCACACAGACGCCCGACGACCCGGACCGGAGGGACTCCGGCGGCTGA
- a CDS encoding ATP-binding protein has translation MADHQEASVTLPSDPASVCAARRYVAGVLTDWGLPPDAADTVRLIVSELATNAVQHTLGMSPTFTVDLALDRDEQLRVGVTDGHPRFPERLPAAVQRDNGRGLVIVRCLTAEYGGRLSVRPTREGGKRIEIELPWKVPAIQPDP, from the coding sequence ATGGCAGATCACCAGGAAGCATCCGTCACTCTGCCGAGCGATCCCGCCTCGGTCTGCGCGGCCCGAAGATACGTGGCGGGCGTGCTCACCGACTGGGGACTGCCACCCGACGCCGCCGACACCGTGCGCCTGATCGTCTCCGAGCTCGCCACCAACGCCGTGCAGCACACCTTGGGGATGTCGCCGACCTTCACGGTCGACCTCGCCCTGGACCGGGACGAGCAGCTCCGCGTCGGGGTCACCGATGGCCATCCGCGCTTCCCCGAGCGGCTGCCGGCGGCCGTGCAGCGGGACAACGGGCGCGGTCTGGTCATCGTGCGCTGTCTGACCGCGGAGTACGGCGGGCGGCTCAGCGTGCGGCCCACCCGGGAGGGCGGGAAGAGGATCGAGATCGAGCTGCCGTGGAAGGTGCCCGCGATCCAGCCGGACCCGTGA
- a CDS encoding helix-turn-helix transcriptional regulator encodes MQYGPAVRRRKLGAELRAQRAQAGLTSGQAASRVGWHQSKVSRIETGSSGVKPADVRLLLDAYGVVDPQLRELLLVLAGSEDGGGRQNWWHAYRGVLPPAYRDFISLESQASAMRTLETLVVPGLLQTPEYARAVTRAAIGPPDDANLDTLVEVRLARQDVLRADPPLRMSAVLDEAVLRREVGGPEVMEAQLRRLVTAARLPHVRLQVLPFAAGAHIGITGPFVIFSFPSTSDLDVVVLDHLTSSLYLERKEELQAYAEAFSTLQSNALSPEDSLDHLTALAERA; translated from the coding sequence ATGCAGTACGGACCAGCGGTGCGCCGCCGCAAACTCGGCGCGGAATTACGCGCCCAGCGCGCGCAGGCGGGTCTCACCAGCGGACAGGCGGCGTCCCGGGTGGGCTGGCACCAGTCGAAGGTGAGCCGGATCGAGACAGGTTCCAGTGGAGTGAAACCGGCCGATGTGCGGCTGCTGCTGGACGCCTACGGGGTCGTCGACCCGCAGTTGCGCGAGTTGTTGCTGGTGCTCGCGGGGTCGGAGGACGGCGGTGGCCGGCAGAACTGGTGGCACGCGTACCGGGGGGTGCTGCCGCCCGCCTACCGGGACTTCATCAGCCTGGAGTCGCAGGCCTCCGCGATGCGCACGCTGGAGACGCTGGTCGTGCCGGGGCTGTTGCAGACACCGGAGTACGCCCGTGCGGTGACCCGCGCCGCGATCGGTCCGCCGGACGACGCCAACCTCGACACGCTGGTGGAGGTGCGCCTCGCCCGGCAGGACGTGCTGCGCGCGGACCCGCCGCTGCGGATGAGCGCGGTGCTCGACGAGGCGGTGCTGCGCCGCGAGGTGGGCGGCCCCGAGGTGATGGAGGCGCAGCTCAGACGGCTGGTGACGGCCGCCCGTCTGCCCCATGTCCGGCTCCAGGTACTGCCGTTCGCCGCCGGGGCGCACATCGGCATCACCGGCCCTTTCGTTATCTTCTCATTTCCGAGCACTTCTGATCTGGACGTAGTTGTTCTCGACCACTTGACGAGTAGCCTCTATCTCGAACGGAAAGAAGAACTCCAGGCCTACGCCGAGGCCTTCAGCACCTTGCAGAGCAACGCTCTCTCGCCCGAGGACTCGTTGGATCACCTCACCGCGCTCGCCGAACGCGCGTAA
- a CDS encoding DUF397 domain-containing protein: MPASASTSASVSAAVCAARSDIPRALPAGTSLPGVRWLRSSHSTGMNNCVETACPGSGPWAGLVAVRDSKRVPGPAVCFAPGAWRDFLDSLD, encoded by the coding sequence ATGCCCGCTTCCGCTTCCACTTCCGCTTCTGTCTCCGCCGCCGTGTGCGCCGCCCGCTCCGACATCCCCCGGGCCCTGCCCGCCGGCACGTCCCTGCCCGGGGTGCGCTGGCTGCGCAGCAGCCACAGCACCGGCATGAACAACTGTGTGGAGACGGCCTGCCCGGGCTCCGGACCCTGGGCCGGGCTGGTCGCCGTGCGCGACTCCAAGCGGGTCCCGGGGCCCGCCGTGTGCTTCGCCCCCGGGGCCTGGCGGGACTTTCTCGACTCGCTGGACTGA